From Oncorhynchus clarkii lewisi isolate Uvic-CL-2024 chromosome 26, UVic_Ocla_1.0, whole genome shotgun sequence, the proteins below share one genomic window:
- the LOC139384889 gene encoding leucine-rich repeat-containing protein 4C-like yields MLITMISSLQRQTMRDPRLRGARSYPLFVLLLALQILAVAGLVRAQTCPSVCSCSNQFSKVICTRRSLRDVPDGISTNTRYLNLQDNLIQVIKVDSFKHLRHLEILQLSKNHIRNIEIGAFNGLASLNTLELFDNRLTTIPNGAFEYLSKLKELWLRNNPIESIPSYAFNRVPSLRRLDLGELKRLSYISDGAFQDLSNLRYLNLGMCNLKEIPNILPLVRLEELEMSGNQISVIGPGSFAGLANLQKLWMMHAQIQTIERNSFDDLQSLVELNLAHNNLTLLPHDLFTPLHRLERVHLHHNPWNCNCDILWLSWWLKETVPANTSCCARCHTPANYRGRYIGELEHSYFQCDVPVIVEPPADRNVTEGMAAELKCRTSSLTSVSWLTPNGSLVTHGAYKVRLAVLNDGTLNFTTVTMQDTGTYTCMVSNTAGNISASAVLNVTSVENSGVTYFTTVTVETTETVDDSQTPALPPIGWVSSSTTRGPPVQTRTTERTYTVSVLDLDGEGDRGLEEVMKTTKIIIGCFVAITLMAAVLLVIFYKMRKQNHQQDPDGPASSMEVITVEEELAGVAAMETHLHLPPLEHYNHYNTYRSTYHHSHTQEPLLIQASSKDNVQETQI; encoded by the coding sequence ATGCTGATCACAATGATCTCCTCCCTCCAGCGCCAGACAATGAGAGATCCTAGGCTGAGGGGGGCTCGGTCCTATCCCCTCTTCGTGCTACTGTTGGCCCTCCAGATCCTGGCGGTGGCCGGCCTGGTGCGTGCCCAGACCTGCCCCTCTGTCTGCTCCTGCAGCAACCAGTTCAGCAAGGTGATCTGCACCCGCCGGAGCCTGCGCGATGTCCCCGACGGCATCTCAACCAACACACGTTACCTGAACCTGCAGGACAACCTCATCCAGGTGATCAAGGTGGACAGCTTCAAGCATCTACGGCACCTGGAAATCCTGCAGCTGAGCAAGAACCACATCCGCAACATCGAGATCGGCGCCTTCAACGGCCTGGCCAGTCTCAACACCCTGGAGCTGTTCGACAACCGTCTCACCACCATCCCCAATGGGGCCTTCGAGTACCTCTCCAAGCTCAAGGAGCTGTGGCTGAGGAACAACCCCATTGAGAGCATCCCGTCGTACGCCTTCAACCGGGTCCCCTCGCTGCGAAGACTGGACCTTGGAGAGCTCAAGCGGCTCTCCTACATCTCAGATGGAGCCTTCCAAGACCTCAGCAACCTGCGCTACCTGAACCTGGGCATGTGCAACCTCAAGGAGATCCCCAACATCCTACCCTTGGTCAGGCTGGAGGAGCTAGAGATGTCAGGGAACCAGATCTCTGTCATAGGGCCTGGCTCTTTCGCAGGGCTGGCGAACTTGCAGAAGTTGTGGATGATGCATGCTCAGATCCAGACCATCGAGAGGAACTCCTTTGACGACCTCCAGTCCCTGGTGGAGCTCAACCTGGCCCACAACAACCTCACCCTGCTGCCCCATGACCTCTTCACCCCCCTGCACCGCCTGGAGAGAGTCCATCTGCACCATAACCCCTGGAACTGTAACTGTGACATCCTGTGGCTTAGCTGGTGGCTGAAGGAGACAGTGCCTGCCAACACCAGCTGCTGTGCCCGCTGCCACACCCCAGCAAACTACAGGGGTCGCTACATCGGCGAGCTAGAGCACAGCTACTTCCAGTGCGATGTGCCTGTCATCGTGGAGCCGCCGGCGGACCGCAACGTCACAGAGGGCATGGCGGCTGAGCTCAAGTGCAGAACGAGCTCGTTGACCTCGGTCAGCTGGCTCACCCCCAACGGGTCTCTGGTGACCCACGGGGCGTACAAGGTGCGCCTGGCCGTCCTCAACGACGGGACGTTGAACTTCACCACCGTCACCATGCAGGACACGGGGACTTACACCTGCATGGTGAGCAACACGGCGGGCAACATCTCTGCCTCTGCCGTGCTCAACGTCACCTCGGTGGAGAACAGCGGCGTCACCTACTTCACCACAGTCACCGTGGAGACCACAGAGACAGTCGACGACAGCCAGACTCCTGCTCTTCCACCGATTGGCTGGGTATCATCTTCGACCACCAGGGGGCCTCCAGTCCAGACCAGGACCACAGAGCGGACCTACACCgtctctgttctggacctggacGGGGAGGGGGACCGCGGCTTGGAGGAGGTGATGAAGACCACCAAGATCATCATCGGCTGCTTTGTGGCCATCACGCTCATGGCCGCCGTCTTGCTGGTCATTTTCTACAAGATGAGGAAGCAGAACCACCAGCAGGACCCCGATGGCCCCGCCTCCTCCATGGAGGTCATCACAGTGGAGGAGGAGCTCGCCGGTGTCGCTGCCATGGAGACCCACTTACACCTGCCCCCATTGGAGCATTACAACCATTACAACACTTACAGGAGCACCTACCACCACTCCCACACACAGGAACCTTTACTGATTCAAGCCAGCTCAAAAGACAATGTGCAAGAGACCCAAATTTGA